TCAAGAAAGCCGGCTTCAATGTCGGGGACTTCACGGTGCAATCCCTGGCCGCGTCCCGCTACGCCGGCAAGGTCTATCTCATGCCCATGGACGCGATGAGTCTCCAAGTGCTGCTCAACGTCGACCACGCCAAGGCCGCCGGGCTCGACCCCACGAAGCCGCCCCAGACAGGGGACGAGCTGATCGCCTGGGCCGACAAGATGACCCAGCGCCAGGGCGACAAAGTCACCCGGTCCGGGTTCCTGATGACCGGGGCAGGCGTGCAGACGACCGTGACATGGGGCATCGTCGCCTACCAGATGGGCTTCCGCCGCGCCAGCCCCGACCTGAAGCACGCCGGGGTCAGCCCAGAGGCGGGCGAACAGGCGGCGCAGTGGGTACTCGACCTCTACGACAAGCACAAGGTGTCCACGCGCGACGTGACCGACCGGTACAAGGCGTTCGGCACGAGTCAGGGGTCGATGTTCCTGACGGGCCCGTGGACGCTCAACGGGTACGTCCAGGGAGGCCTCAACTTCATCTCCTTCCAAATGCCGAAGGTCGGCAAGGACCGCTCGACCTACTTCGAGCTCGGCGGGCTCGAGATGTACGAGCAGAAGGACAAGAGCCGGATCGACGCCACCGCGCAGGCGATAAAGTGGCTGTCGGACAACAGCTTCCTCTGGACGACCAAGGGACGGGGCGCGTCGGTCCGGAAGTCCATCCTGGCGCGGTCCGATTACAAGACCGCCGGGCACGATTGGAAGGTGCGCGGCGCCTTCATCGACGGGATGCCCAACGCGGTGGTCGGCGAAATCCCGGTGAGCGCCGGCCCTGACTTCACCATCTATACCGGC
The window above is part of the bacterium genome. Proteins encoded here:
- a CDS encoding extracellular solute-binding protein, with protein sequence MASRMNRRTALKVIGGVAGAVAARKFAGAPAVIGKDLEIVHWSWLTASDGEIWKQMIDNFNAAHKDKGLQIRMEVVPDDQYGTKVLSSAATGNAPDFGWGTAGLRADWVKKGVVLPLDDVFKKAGFNVGDFTVQSLAASRYAGKVYLMPMDAMSLQVLLNVDHAKAAGLDPTKPPQTGDELIAWADKMTQRQGDKVTRSGFLMTGAGVQTTVTWGIVAYQMGFRRASPDLKHAGVSPEAGEQAAQWVLDLYDKHKVSTRDVTDRYKAFGTSQGSMFLTGPWTLNGYVQGGLNFISFQMPKVGKDRSTYFELGGLEMYEQKDKSRIDATAQAIKWLSDNSFLWTTKGRGASVRKSILARSDYKTAGHDWKVRGAFIDGMPNAVVGEIPVSAGPDFTIYTGGGFAAKTMDPVWAKQTSPHAAIQALIKQWQTDLDAG